One Carassius auratus strain Wakin chromosome 16, ASM336829v1, whole genome shotgun sequence genomic window carries:
- the emg1 gene encoding ribosomal RNA small subunit methyltransferase NEP1: MAARAGDKRGLEHLDEYDPKQAKQQKSLHEQMTEKRLVVVLEGATLETVKVGKTFELLNCDQHKSMIIKSGRDPGKIRPDITHQCLLMLLDSPLNRAGLLQVYIHTEKNALIEINPQTRIPRTFARFCGLMVQLLHKLSVRAADGPQRLLRLIKNPVSDHLPAGCPRYSTSFKAGDAVCPRTIVPKDGPAAVVIGAFAHGAVNIDYTEKTVSISNYPLSAALTCAKMCSAFEEVWGVL, from the exons ATGGCCGCACGCGCTGGAGACAAGCGTGGTCTGGAGCATTTAGATGAATATGACCCAAAACAAGCAAAACAGCAAAAAAGCTTGCACGAACAGATGACGGAAAAGcgtcttgttgttgttttggaagGAGCGACGCTTGAAACCGTAAAG GTTGGAAAGACATTTGAGTTGCTGAACTGTGATCAACATAAGAGTATGATCATAAAAAGCGGAAGAGACCCTGGGAAGATTCGTCCTGACATCACTCATCAG TGCCTGTTGATGTTACTGGACAGTCCTCTGAACAGAGCTGGACTGCTTCAAGTCTACATTCACACAGAGAAGAACGCTTTGATCGAGATCAACCCACAGACGAGAATTCCTCGCACTTTTGCACGATTTTGTGGACTAATGG TCCAGCTGCTGCACAAGCTGAGCGTGAGAGCAGCAGATGGTCCTCAACGCTTGTTAAGGCTGATTAAAAATCCAGTGTCGGATCACCTGCCAGCTGGATGCCCCCGATATTCGACGTCGTTCAAAGCAGGAGATGCTGTGTGTCCCCGAACAATCGTCCCTAAAGATGGACCTGCCGCTGTTGTCATTGGAGCGTTTGCACATGGAGCA GTGAATATCGACTACACCGAGAAGACGGTGTCCATCAGTAACTATCCTCTGTCTGCAGCTCTGACCTGTGCTAAGATGTGTTCAGCGTTTGAAGAGGTTTGGGGAGTGTTATGA
- the LOC113116237 gene encoding general transcription factor 3C polypeptide 6-like, translating into MEDEWEEEEQLVVAELSGMISSDVISSRQGSCKIVDIDSEQPVMQLGHYLFAGEYEDAIGTCVIFEEHGSALKYKCHTMKKLKLQRTFLSERKEDEPVSNQIELLALHEEESFGRKSAVCRFLDPTDTDQPVLDESKDCEDAEMSDESADETETDARDTLLEKSCSLLTDTQEQDEGS; encoded by the coding sequence ATGGAGGACGAgtgggaggaggaggagcagctgGTTGTGGCGGAGCTGTCTGGGATGATCAGCTCGGATGTAATCTCCAGTCGGCAGGGCTCGTGTAAGATCGTGGACATCGACAGCGAGCAGCCCGTGATGCAGCTGGGCCACTATCTGTTCGCCGGAGAATACGAGGATGCCATCGGAACCTGCGTGATCTTTGAAGAGCACGGTTCAGCTCTTAAATACAAATGTCACACCATGAAGAAGCTAAAGCTTCAGCGGACGTTCCTGTCGGAGAGGAAGGAGGACGAGCCCGTCTCTAACCAGATAGAGCTGCTGGCTCTCCACGAGGAAGAGTCGTTCGGCAGGAAGAGCGCAGTGTGTCGCTTCCTGGATCCCACAGACACTGATCAGCCTGTGCTAGACGAATCTAAAGACTGCGAGGATGCAGAGATGAGCGACGAGTCAGCGGATGAGACGGAGACTGATGCTCGAGACACGCTCCTGGAGAAAAGCTGCTCTCTACTCACCGACACACAGGAGCAGGACGAGGGCTCTTAA
- the nop2 gene encoding 28S rRNA (cytosine(4447)-C(5))-methyltransferase has protein sequence MGRRLDPTTKVKRGPGRKARKQKGAETELNKFLVDEDGPKKLSSRARKRAVKRAQVTKEPKQEEKPKKGFSDENNKWLKPAQRKRKIEQSEEGEDSDSQWEEEDDDDDNEEGLNNKEMEEEDDDDEDMVDDYGADEGNDQDSDGEELLPIEKAARKQKKQAGVKPESDDDDDDDEEEEEEEEEKEDLKEDEDEEDTVQANIDETEQFKLPGAADRAKEGLLAMDLQTIHQRIKDNVDVLSHFSEKREEGKERSEYLSLLRSDLCTYYSYNEFLISKLMDLFPLSELIDFLEANEIQRPVTIRTNTLKTRRRDLAQALINRGVNLDPLGKWSKVGLVIYDSSVPIGATPEYLAGQYMLQGASSFLPVMALSPQEGESVLDMSSAPGGKTTYMAQLMRNTGMIVANDANADRLKSVVGNIHRLGVTNAVICNYDGRQFPKVMGGFDRVLLDAPCSGTGVISKDPGVKTGKDEADILRSAHLQKELILSAIDSVNADSPTGGYLVYCTCSIMVEENEWVVDYALKKRNVKLVPTGLDFGNEGFTRFKEKRFHPSLKLSRRFYPHSQNMDGFFVAKLKKLSNTIPTAPKETGDEAESTKMETAASSEQVQKPESKQQKPTSNPEKSKMGKKQKLKQKKSEPAIITKKAGVKSENKKSDGPKGAKIPKLDEAASKKSEKPDKKQKVKELNGDSTKEVGKEKKEKSQLEKKKNKMQRKKLLKNKNRMGKNKFRKLKNVLGH, from the exons ATGGGCAGAAGGTTGGACCCCACCACCAAGGTGAAAAGAGGACCTGGACGTAAGGCCAGAAAACAGAAGGGAGCAGAAACTGAGCTGAACAAGTTTTTGGTTGATG AGGATGGGCCAAAAAAACTTTCAAGCAGAGCGAGAAAACG AGCTGTAAAAAGAGCCCAAGTAACTAAAGAACCCAAACAAGAGGAAAAGCCTAAGAAag GATTCTCAGATGAGAATAATAAATGGCTTAAACCAGCACAGAGGAAGCGAAAGATTGAACAATCTGAAGAAGGTGAAGACAGTGACAGCCAATgggaagaagaagatgatgatgatgataatgaagaGGGCTTAAATAACAAGGAAatggaggaagaggatgatgacGATGAAGATATGGTGGATGACTATGGTGCTGATGAAGGCAATGATCAAGACAGCGATGGAGAAGAG CTTCTGCCAATTGAGAAAGCtgcaagaaaacagaaaaaacaagcaGGCGTGAAACCAgagagtgatgatgatgatgatgatgatgaggaggaggaggaggaggaagaagaaaaggaagatttaaaggaagatgaggatgaagaggataCTGTACAGGCAAATATTGACGAAACTGAACAATTCAAACTCCCAGGTGCAGCAGATCGAGCGAAGGAGG GTCTTTTAGCGATGGACCTACAGACCATCCATCAGAGGATCAAAGATAATGTGGATGTGCTGTCTCACTTCAGTGAGAAGAGAGAAGAGGGTAAAGAGAGATCGGAGTATCTCTCTCTGCTGCGCTCTGACCTCTGCACCTACTACAGCTACAACGAGTTCCTCATCAGCAAACTCATGGACCTTTTCCCACTCTCTGAG CTGATTGATTTTCTTGAGGCCAATGAAATTCAGAGGCCGGTCACCATCAGAACCAACACCCTGAAAACCAGGAGGAGAGACTTGGCTCAG GCTCTGATTAACAGAGGAGTGAACCTGGATCCATTGGGGAAATGGTCCAAAGTGGGCCTGGTTATATATGACTCTTCTGTTCCCATAG GAGCAACTCCTGAATATCTGGCAGGCCAGTACATGTTGCAAGGTGCATCATCGTTTCTGCCTGTAATGGCGCTTTCGCCCCAGGAGGGGGAGTCAGTGCTGGACATGAGCTCCGCTCCAGGAGGCAAGACCACTTATATGG CTCAGCTCATGAGGAACACAGGCATGATTGTGGCTAATGACGCAAATGCAGACAGACTGAAGAGCGTGGTGGGAAACATCCATCGTCTCGGTGTCACTAACGCGGTCATCTGCAACTATGACGGCAGACAGTTCCCCAAG GTGATGGGAGGTTTCGATAGAGTGCTTTTAGATGCTCCTTGCTCGGGTACCGGAGTTATCTCTAAAGATCCAGGAGTAAAAACCGGCAAG gaTGAGGCTGATATTCTTCGCTCGGCTCACCTGCAGAAGGAGCTCATCCTGTCTGCAATCGACTCTGTCAATGCTGATTCTCCAACTGGCGGATACCTTGTTTACTGCACATGCTCTATTATG GTAGAGGAGAATGAGTGGGTGGTGGACTATGCTTTGAAGAAGAGAAATGTAAAGCTGGTCCCCACTGGACTAGACTTTGGCAACGAGGGATTCACCAG ATTCAAAGAAAAACGTTTCCATCCCTCTCTTAAACTCTCTCGCCGATTCTACCCTCACTCCCAAAACATGGATGGATTTTTTGTGGCCAAGCTAAAGAAGCTGTCTAACACCATCCCCACTGCCCCAAAAGAAACAG GAGATGAAGCAGAATCTACTAAAATGGAGACCGCAGCCTCATCCGAGCAGGTCCAGAAACCAGAATCTAAGCAACAGAAGCCCACTTCAAATCCAGAGAAAAGCAAGATGGGCAAGAAGCAGAAATTAAAACAGAAGAAATCTGAGCCGGCCATCATCACAAAGAAAGCCGGAGTGAAATCTGAGAATAAAAAATCTGATGGTCCCAAAGGGGCCAAAATCCCAAAGTTGGATGAAGCAGCATCCAAAAAGAGCGAGAAGCCTGACAAAAAGCAGAAGGTAAAGGAACTGAATGGAGATTCAACAAAAGAGGTAGGgaaggagaagaaagagaaaagccagttggagaaaaagaaaaacaaaatgcaaaggaagaaattgttgaagaataaaaacagaatgggGAAAAACAAGTTTAGGAAGTTAAAAAATGTGCTTGGACACTGA